The proteins below are encoded in one region of Aquisphaera giovannonii:
- a CDS encoding RNA polymerase sigma factor, whose protein sequence is MTGTEAPADSFESLIRRVREGDQVAAAELVRRYEPAIRRAARVRLVDTRLNRLLDSMDICQSVLASFFVRAAMGQYQIESPEQLLKLLATMTRNKLAGAVKGQRAQRRDFRRVEAMGGDAAGDSASGPGIDAIPGRGASPSREVAARDLLEAARRRLLPEELALFEQRQQGREWADIAAERGASPEAIRKRLARAVDRVAEELGLD, encoded by the coding sequence ATGACCGGAACCGAAGCGCCGGCGGACAGTTTCGAGTCCTTGATCCGCCGCGTCCGGGAGGGCGACCAGGTCGCCGCCGCGGAGCTCGTGAGGCGGTACGAGCCGGCGATCCGGCGCGCGGCCCGCGTGCGGCTCGTGGACACGCGGCTCAATCGCCTGCTCGACTCGATGGACATCTGCCAGTCCGTGCTCGCCAGCTTCTTCGTCCGCGCGGCGATGGGGCAGTACCAGATCGAGTCGCCCGAGCAGCTGCTCAAGCTCCTGGCGACGATGACCCGCAACAAGCTGGCCGGCGCGGTCAAGGGCCAGCGCGCCCAGCGCCGGGACTTCCGCCGGGTCGAGGCCATGGGCGGCGATGCCGCGGGCGACTCGGCCTCCGGCCCGGGCATCGACGCGATCCCGGGCCGGGGCGCCTCGCCGAGCCGCGAGGTCGCCGCGCGCGACCTGCTGGAGGCGGCGAGGCGCAGGCTCCTGCCCGAGGAGCTCGCCCTCTTCGAGCAGCGCCAGCAGGGCCGCGAGTGGGCCGACATCGCCGCCGAGCGTGGCGCCAGCCCGGAGGCGATCCGCAAGCGCCTGGCCCGCGCGGTGGATCGGGTGGCCGAGGAACTGGGGCTCGACTAG